Proteins encoded within one genomic window of Thiothrix litoralis:
- a CDS encoding DUF6174 domain-containing protein codes for MTAITQGSGVRDSQPNNQTSSSSSSSQVTTATSTALKNAVTGIQDQARNPLGGNNDALMALIQQLIDQLGKGCRPKPPTPVDKPLELSKQQDAAIRERFNIGGSLTYEVLDSKKDGKLSAGDTLVISGGITGGEISRQKLTAKDVKAINSGGTTSTAQQQLNTNLKKWDSLGISDYSLTFQRSCFCTPESTRPINIQVRDGSVTEARYADTGELIPDDRQYNKQSVYNLNGDGLFNLVQQGINSGAAQVDATYDKQFGLPTSIYIDQIGQAVDDEVSYTISNFQPEPVFTTLAVGEEDGGGITPGPIKPPVEPPIATTLAIGEEDGGFTNELPIYLGPPIKAD; via the coding sequence ATGACAGCTATAACACAAGGAAGTGGGGTTCGGGATAGCCAACCCAACAACCAGACATCCAGCAGCAGCTCATCCTCACAGGTGACGACGGCGACCTCTACAGCACTCAAGAACGCCGTTACGGGCATTCAGGATCAGGCGCGTAACCCGCTGGGTGGCAACAATGATGCGTTGATGGCACTTATCCAGCAACTGATTGATCAGCTTGGCAAAGGTTGCAGGCCAAAACCCCCCACGCCGGTAGACAAGCCGCTGGAGCTGAGCAAGCAACAGGATGCAGCAATCCGTGAGCGTTTCAATATCGGTGGTTCACTGACCTATGAAGTGCTGGATAGCAAAAAGGATGGCAAGCTGAGCGCAGGCGATACGTTGGTGATTTCTGGTGGGATTACCGGCGGGGAAATTTCCCGGCAGAAGCTGACAGCTAAAGATGTGAAAGCCATTAACAGTGGTGGCACGACTTCCACGGCGCAACAACAACTGAATACTAATCTCAAGAAGTGGGATTCGTTGGGTATCAGCGATTATTCTTTGACGTTCCAGCGCAGTTGTTTCTGCACACCGGAGTCGACGCGTCCCATTAATATTCAAGTGCGGGATGGTAGCGTCACCGAGGCACGTTACGCGGATACTGGGGAACTGATTCCTGATGATCGGCAATACAATAAACAGTCGGTGTATAACCTGAATGGGGATGGCCTATTTAATCTCGTTCAGCAGGGTATCAACAGTGGTGCGGCGCAAGTCGATGCAACGTATGACAAGCAATTCGGCTTGCCAACCTCGATCTACATTGATCAGATCGGGCAAGCAGTGGATGACGAGGTGAGTTATACGATTTCCAACTTCCAGCCTGAGCCAGTCTTTACGACGTTGGCGGTGGGTGAAGAAGACGGCGGTGGTATTACGCCTGGCCCAATCAAGCCACCGGTAGAACCACCGATTGCGACCACACTAGCGATTGGTGAGGAAGATGGTGGTTTCACTAACGAGCTGCCTATCTATCTTGGCCCTCCTATCAAGGCGGATTAA
- a CDS encoding YceI family protein has protein sequence MQHVLKLLGATALTFALLSGSAFADWTLDNSKSALYFVSIKKENIAETNTFKNLTGLITTAGQGSLNIDLASLSTNIDIRDQRMRDHLFDTKTFPNATVSVDLSKTGINPGIQTVNVTLDLHGVKKDIPATVAITEVGDTVQVVTVAPVLLNAADFDLAGGLTILREIGAVSSISNAVPVTFFLSFVKQA, from the coding sequence ATGCAACACGTATTGAAACTGCTGGGGGCAACTGCCCTGACTTTCGCCCTGCTCTCTGGTTCTGCCTTCGCTGACTGGACGCTGGATAACAGCAAATCCGCCCTGTATTTTGTCTCGATCAAGAAAGAGAATATCGCCGAAACCAACACCTTCAAAAATCTGACTGGCCTCATCACCACAGCCGGTCAGGGTTCATTGAATATTGATTTGGCCAGCCTGAGCACCAATATCGACATCCGCGACCAGCGGATGCGCGACCATCTGTTTGATACTAAAACCTTTCCCAATGCGACGGTCAGCGTTGACTTGAGCAAAACCGGGATCAATCCCGGCATCCAGACCGTGAACGTCACGCTGGATCTGCATGGGGTCAAAAAAGACATTCCCGCCACCGTGGCGATTACCGAAGTGGGCGACACCGTGCAAGTCGTCACCGTTGCCCCGGTTTTGTTGAATGCGGCAGACTTTGATCTGGCAGGCGGCTTGACGATTTTGCGGGAAATTGGCGCAGTCAGCAGCATTAGCAATGCCGTACCCGTGACGTTTTTCCTGAGTTTCGTCAAACAGGCTTAA
- the acuR gene encoding acrylate utilization transcriptional regulator AcuR, producing MEKHSTNIRRRGRPPKRLDEQFDTREMLLRAGVEVLTEKGFSATGIDEILRRVGIPKGSFYHYFESKEAFGAELIARYGAYFARKLQHHLDDESLSPLERLKAFVADAQSGMAKYGYTRGCLIGNLGQEMGALPASFGERLSAVFTDWQERVERCLLAAQVAGEIPPDIDCEQQAAFFWIGWEGAVLRAKLERQPTALRIFSDVFFTGLQRR from the coding sequence ATGGAAAAACACAGCACTAATATCCGTCGCCGTGGTCGGCCACCCAAGCGATTGGATGAACAGTTCGATACTCGCGAAATGCTTCTGCGTGCAGGTGTCGAGGTTTTGACGGAGAAAGGTTTCAGTGCGACAGGTATTGACGAAATTTTGCGGCGTGTCGGTATCCCGAAGGGGTCGTTCTATCATTATTTCGAGAGCAAGGAAGCCTTTGGTGCTGAATTGATTGCGCGGTACGGTGCCTATTTCGCACGCAAGTTGCAGCACCATTTGGATGATGAGTCACTCTCACCGCTTGAGCGCTTGAAAGCCTTTGTTGCGGATGCTCAGTCCGGGATGGCTAAATACGGTTATACACGTGGCTGTTTGATTGGCAATCTTGGTCAGGAAATGGGGGCGCTACCGGCATCCTTTGGTGAGCGCTTGAGCGCGGTATTTACCGACTGGCAGGAACGGGTAGAGCGTTGTTTGTTAGCGGCGCAAGTGGCTGGTGAGATTCCACCGGACATTGACTGCGAGCAACAAGCCGCCTTTTTCTGGATTGGCTGGGAAGGGGCGGTGTTGCGGGCAAAACTTGAGCGTCAACCTACTGCTTTGCGCATTTTTTCTGATGTTTTTTTCACCGGGTTACAACGCCGGTAA
- a CDS encoding ATP-grasp domain-containing protein, whose protein sequence is MANRTRLLLAGGDTDPQMVRLLKRAALHGIPVHSLLTGQSGSPRLHWDIRQNRLLDDGEGVQVSAAFIRQDVFAYLKSNDVQDNALAREWFVTVSGWLLSSPDITVCNRRFLACGGVNKPHVLRLALELGFNVADTYISNDIPAMDQLHDSGDWIVKPVTGGAYCTVLDKHEGQGNTILSYPQIVQRRLEQPEMRIFRIGHEWFGFRVVSDALDYRSSAATRMAVVMPPGDLVEKLAKLSDHLGLTFAAADFKTDVVSGELQFLEINTNPMFAGFDQVAAGALSDALLRHLGVLP, encoded by the coding sequence ATGGCAAACAGAACCCGATTGTTATTAGCAGGTGGTGATACTGACCCCCAGATGGTGCGTCTGTTGAAACGGGCGGCGCTGCATGGTATTCCGGTGCATAGCCTGCTGACTGGGCAATCGGGTTCCCCGCGCCTGCATTGGGACATTCGCCAGAATCGCTTGCTGGATGATGGTGAAGGTGTGCAGGTATCTGCCGCTTTCATCCGTCAGGATGTGTTTGCTTACCTGAAAAGCAATGATGTGCAGGATAATGCTTTGGCGCGGGAATGGTTCGTTACGGTATCCGGCTGGTTGTTAAGCTCGCCGGATATTACGGTGTGTAACCGCCGTTTTCTGGCGTGCGGGGGCGTTAACAAGCCGCATGTGTTGCGGCTGGCGCTGGAACTGGGTTTTAACGTGGCGGATACCTATATCAGCAATGATATTCCCGCGATGGATCAACTGCACGACAGCGGTGACTGGATAGTGAAACCCGTCACGGGGGGGGCCTATTGTACCGTGCTCGACAAGCATGAAGGGCAGGGCAATACGATTCTGTCGTATCCACAAATCGTGCAGCGTCGTCTGGAACAACCTGAGATGCGGATATTCCGTATCGGTCACGAGTGGTTCGGGTTTCGGGTGGTGTCGGATGCGCTGGATTACCGCAGTTCTGCCGCCACACGCATGGCAGTGGTTATGCCGCCCGGCGATCTGGTTGAAAAGCTGGCAAAGCTCTCCGACCATTTAGGGCTGACGTTTGCTGCCGCCGATTTCAAGACGGATGTGGTGAGCGGCGAACTGCAATTTCTGGAAATCAATACCAACCCAATGTTTGCGGGTTTCGATCAGGTAGCAGCAGGGGCGCTGAGTGACGCCCTGCTACGGCATTTGGGGGTGTTGCCTTAA